ATAGTAGTCTTAGCAATCAAAATCCATACagtactataagggcacaaggcaagacccaaatgcagacacaggaggcagatggttgagctccaatatttattataacaaaagtggtaggcaaaaggcaggtcggggacaggcgagagttcataaaccaggtcagagtccaaacagttccaggcgataggcaggctcgaggtcaggacagtcAGGGGTTTAGTAATCAGGtccgagtccaaacagtacaaggggataggcaggctcgaggtcagaacaggcagagtggttaGGCAGGCGGATTCGGAGTCTGGAcaagcaagggtcaaaaccaggagggctaaGAAAAAACAAAGACTGGGAAAAAGGAGCTAGGAAAAAACGCaggttgacttggcaaaacaagacgaactggcacagagagactgttactgttactgctgtccATAAAATGTATGCTTAAAATCCTATGTAGACTAGTAGTAATCGAAAACACAAGTGAGATTTCAGACAGCACTACAGTGATGACTGATGCAGCTACAAACACAGATTCCCCCTCCAGCTGAACACTGTTGCCGGAGTTCAGTCTCTCCTTCAGCTCTCGGCATGTCTTAGCATTGGCTGAGCACTGGAAGATCCCTGTAGTGGTGGGGCCCTCGTGGTACAACAGATACAGCAAGTCCTGTATGAACAATAGACAATGGACCAAACATAGTTTGTAGCCACAACTAGAAGCTGTGAATAATTTGCCCAGCATGATTGATATTATCCTAATTTGCCCATCATGATTGTTATCTCAGCAGCTTTCCCAACAGTAGAGAGTACAGTAATACTTTATATTTTTTCATATTTGAGCAGACGGCAACTCACCATGATGGGTCTGGGTAGGTTTCCATAACGACAGATGGAGGACAATGAAAGACCAAATAGCTTGTGAGGAGTGGTGGGGGAATCAAGATATCCACCTGCCTGGCTGCCATGTATTCTCAGGGCCCAGTCTATCAGAGACCTCTTTCTCTTTATGTGTTTCTGATTTGAATCTGATGGAAATTATGAACAGCAAATTCTTTAGAAACTCTTTGACTGACAGATACGTGGTTGTCTAGGTAATGAACAGACATAAAGAATGTTTGATCCATATTAAATCAAACCTGCTTGCAGGCAAACCTACTGTACATTGCAGAAAAAAGGATTAAAACagagtaaataaataaatgggaATAAATAAATGCTATTCCCAGAAAATAAACACTTTAAAAAATGGTTTTAGGTGCTCTATACAAACCTTTTTTAAAGGTTCAATAAAGAAATGTAATGGACCATAAAAAAAGTTTTATACAGtgtctttggaaagtattcagaccccttgacttttcccacattttgttaaattaaaCATTtctctcagcaatctacacgcaataccccgtaatgacaaagcgaaaacaggtttttga
The DNA window shown above is from Salmo salar chromosome ssa13, Ssal_v3.1, whole genome shotgun sequence and carries:
- the LOC106567787 gene encoding rho GTPase-activating protein 20 isoform X1, which encodes MPICHRHITKSNKVDYPSNLTMKVVLMNIGTSAMTTVNVDNKDNDDKVIRILTQQLRLTGRPTDYRFWVVSGREEAPYPLIDSNQKHIKRKRSLIDWALRIHGSQAGGYLDSPTTPHKLFGLSLSSICRYGNLPRPIMDLLYLLYHEGPTTTGIFQCSANAKTCRELKERLNSGNSVQLEGESVFVAASVITVVLSEISLVFSITTSLHRILSIHFMDSSNSNSLSVPVRLVLPSQPAFFPSSFFPVFVFS
- the LOC106567787 gene encoding rho GTPase-activating protein 20 isoform X2; translation: MKVVLMNIGTSAMTTVNVDNKDNDDKVIRILTQQLRLTGRPTDYRFWVVSGREEAPYPLIDSNQKHIKRKRSLIDWALRIHGSQAGGYLDSPTTPHKLFGLSLSSICRYGNLPRPIMDLLYLLYHEGPTTTGIFQCSANAKTCRELKERLNSGNSVQLEGESVFVAASVITVVLSEISLVFSITTSLHRILSIHFMDSSNSNSLSVPVRLVLPSQPAFFPSSFFPVFVFS